AAGCAACGGTTTCGACAGCGCGAACATTTACACCATCTGTTACCTTGTTCAAATTCTCTTGATAGTCTTGCATAGAGGTGAGAGATTCATTGATTTGATCGAGAACACGTTGCAACGATTCCTTCGAGGCAATCGCTTCTTGCTTTTGTTGCTCACTTTCCTCTTGTAGTTTGTTATTGAATACAGCATGCATCATGCTCGTGATAGAGACGAAGCAGAAGGTGAGCAGGAAGTACATCAGGTCAAGATTGCTTGTCGAATGGAAAATCAATTCTCTCTGTGTCAGGAAGTAGTAAGAGACAATGCCTAATGTCGATACAATGGTCAAAATATTGATGAGTCGGTCTTGATAAATCCCCATGACTGCTACAAAGAACATAATGGTCATGATATTGATCATATGCGGGTCCAGTCCAACAATGATGAACATGAAGATTCCGATTACAGCGAAGTTGAAAAACTTCATGAAAGGCGCTGCTTTTTCACGGAAGCTCGGGCGATTGGAGATGTAAGTAAAAGGTGCCAGCACGCCATACAAAATACCCAGTATTGTGAAAACGAATGTGTACGAAACGCCTAGAAAGAGGTTTAAGACCTGAACAACCGTAATAATACTTGCAAATACGATTACGACCCAATTGTTTCTTCTTCTCAATAAATCAACGTTATCAATGTTATCCATGTTATCCATGTTACCCACCTACCTCGACTTTTACTTGATTGGACGACGACGAATTGTACCAGGAATATTTCGGATCGTGCTTATTGTCATAGACATCTTTTAGATGAAAGAGGGTCGGAATGGCATCGGCCCCTTTGTAAAAGACAATATCTTTGGTCTGAGTCGCCTTTACTTGATACTTCGTGTTAATAAATTTAAAAAAAGTTGGATCTGCTACCCCGATTGCGTGGGTATAGCCATGCTTTTCAGCGTAATCTATCATCAAGCAAATTCCTTTTTGCCCTAGTTGTCCACGGTATTTCGGCAAAACAGCAAGACTGTCTACCTCCATTACTTTCATATCTTCTGTAACAACATCTTGAAATAGTGATTTCATATAAGCACTTGATTTGGAAAAGGGCGTCATTTCAAATGTTCCACCTGCTTCACCATCATCGGCAAGTAGGAGGAATTGTGCGGAGCCTTCTTTCGCGTACTCCATCTCGAAGCCCATGCTTGTCCATACTGTTTCTTTGATTTCATGAAATTTAGCTAACTCTTGTACGGTTTCTACTTGTTTGTACATAACTTCTCCACTCCATCGTTTTCTGATTACCGTGTTGTGTATGTTTGACGTCCCAAAAGTTATGTTTTTCCATTCTGTTGCAAAAATGAGAGTGCTTTCATCCCCCTTTCAAAAAACGAAACACAAAAAAAGGCCGTTCCATCGAAATGGAACAACCGAAGCTACCAACATCAAAAAAATTGTTCCAAGATGATGGCAACCCGGCTATCATGGTCAAAGACTGTAGACCCGTGGTTTTGCGTCGCCACCTTTCGATGACTTTGCCTTTTGCATTTATTAGCAAAACTTGTAAAAGTGTGTCGAATTTTGCTGGACATAATCATGCAAAATATAAGACAAAAGATATACTTTGTCAAGTTTTGGTAGGGTAAAGAAACTAATTGTTCATAAAGTATAGACGAACAAAAAACCATTTGTGATATCAACTAGTCCTTCATTCATAGGCGTTAGGTTAGGGTACGCAGAATGTCTAAAACTTCGGTAGGCTCCATTCGGCTTTGTTGCCTTCCCCAAGGATATCGAATGTGAACTGTTGCCCATCTAAATTTACTTTATATAAACGTACTTTCCCCTGTTTGATGAAAGAGAAACCTTCTGAAAAAGTTTTTGGTGTTTGAATGCACGTAGCCGCTCAGGAGTTGAATGGTATACATAAAAATCACCCGTAACAAAAATTTTCCAACCATCCGATAACTAGAAGGAATAGGAGGGGATATTATGAAGGAAGCAAAAGTGATTCAATTCTACTTTTCCGGAGGCGGTGAAACGATTAGCATCGAATCCACGGAACCGGAAGAGATCATTCAAATGGTCGCTAATCAAAACGACGGATGGCTCCAGTATGATGATGTTGTCATCAACGTGAGAAATGTTTCATATATCAAAGTGTGCAATCAGGCGTAAGGATAGGGAGCGGATGTATATAGCTCCAACACGAAAAAGCTCTCCATTGAATGCGGAGGGCTTTTTCGTGTTGGAGGTAGCGCTGCTAGTCGGTATTTTCCCCAATTATTTGGCGTATATTTCTAAGGTGCTTTTGTTTACTAAAGTATCGACTATTCCCTGCTAATGTGCTATCATGATACCTTGTTAACGTATTACCACTTTATCAGAGTAAAACATAGAGTAGGGAAACGAGGGGGATCATCACGATGAAGAAAATAGCATGGATGTCATTGTTGTTGGGTGCGGTGGTTTCGTTGGTAGTGGGCTGTTCCAGCGCAAAAACTGGCGCTGACGCGAATAAGTTGATTATCGGAATTGATGATAAGTTTGCACCGATGGGTTTCCGGGATGAGAAAAATGAGCTAGTCGGTTTTGATATTGATTATGCACGTGCAGCTGGCGAAAAAATGGGAAAACAAGTTGAGTTTCAAACAATCGACTGGAGTGCAAAAGAGTCTGAACTAAACAGTGGTCGTATTGACTTGATCTGGAATGGATATACGATTACAGATGAGAGAAAAGGGAAGGTTCTCTTTACCAAGCCTTATCTGAAAAACGCACAAGTAGTGGTCACGAAGGCAAATAGCAACTTGACCAAGCTGTCAGACTTAGCCGGTAAAGCAATTGGTTTACAAAAGCTGTCTTCCGCAGCTGACGCGATTAATGCGAGTGAGATCAAAAA
The window above is part of the Brevibacillus brevis NBRC 100599 genome. Proteins encoded here:
- a CDS encoding GNAT family N-acetyltransferase: MYKQVETVQELAKFHEIKETVWTSMGFEMEYAKEGSAQFLLLADDGEAGGTFEMTPFSKSSAYMKSLFQDVVTEDMKVMEVDSLAVLPKYRGQLGQKGICLMIDYAEKHGYTHAIGVADPTFFKFINTKYQVKATQTKDIVFYKGADAIPTLFHLKDVYDNKHDPKYSWYNSSSSNQVKVEVGG
- a CDS encoding amino acid ABC transporter substrate-binding protein, with translation MKKIAWMSLLLGAVVSLVVGCSSAKTGADANKLIIGIDDKFAPMGFRDEKNELVGFDIDYARAAGEKMGKQVEFQTIDWSAKESELNSGRIDLIWNGYTITDERKGKVLFTKPYLKNAQVVVTKANSNLTKLSDLAGKAIGLQKLSSAADAINASEIKNQVQSITEFPDNVLALSDLKIGRVEAVVIDQIVADYYMAKEPGAFKQLEESLSPEEYGIGVKKGNEALQKELQKALDAMNQDGTAAKISEKWFGENRVLK